tttggaTTATATGCTATAGTCAAATCTGACAGAATGCACGATTCttgctcatgtgtttgtatgaatgTATTTTCAGAGAGATGCTGGTGTGCAGACACTCAGCTGTCACTTCTCCTGGCCTGACTCCTGTGATGAACTGCAATGCCTCCATCAAGAGTTTGTGTATGATGTTGCGATGTTTGCAGCAGACTGTGGTTTCCCCTGGACTAATGTGATCGGAGCAGCCCAGATAGCCAAGGATATCTTCCCACAGCTGCATGGTCAGAGCAGATAACAGTGCTTTTACCTTGAGGTTGTGAGCACGCATTCGTCTTCTCagatttctttctgtcttcttccCATCAGATCATGACGTGCACAAATTGTTCTCCCTGTTGAGAGACATATTCTGTAAATTTTTACCAAAGCTAACTCCTGTGCACCAACGTGAGTTCAGCCGGTACCTCATAGACACCTGCACCACCAGACGGAGGCTTTTCCAGGCGGTGGTAGGTGGTGCAGCCAACATGTCCATTGCTCAGCTGCACTTGGAGATTCAGCTGCCACCCACACCTTGCCCTCTAGCACAGGTAAGCAAACCCCAATCAGACAGCGACTATTTATGTTTCCATCTTTATCTCAGTTTCTGAGTGTCCCTTGCAGGGCATAGATCTGCATGAGTGGGAGACTCAACAGCACGAAGCTCGACTCATCTCGACCCtgcagcagaaggaggaagagctAAGGTGTCTCAGGGAAGGGTCAGGGATCTGTCTGGGCGAGGTCAATGTTCCAGAGGATGGAAATCTGGACCAACAGGTAGGACTCAAACactaaaatgagaaaaatattttgaaaatgcCCTTCATTACTTTACTAACATtgtttcctgctctctgtgtagGGTATTTTGGAGCTGGTCCAAGCAGAAGTGAAAGCCAAAGAAGGCCAGGTACAGGAGAGACTAAACCaagaagctgctctgctcagtgacatcctgcagctcaaactgcagctctctgcttttGCCACTGAGGGGCAGCAGGATACTGATCCATCCAACACAGGTCCCACCAGCCCAGACCCAGACACACCTCAGGCAGAGAGAAAAGACTAAAACAGAGAAGCAGTCTGGAAAGGCTGCAGGACCACAGTGAATGATAAGGTA
This region of Parambassis ranga chromosome 2, fParRan2.1, whole genome shotgun sequence genomic DNA includes:
- the c2h8orf74 gene encoding uncharacterized protein C8orf74 homolog, whose amino-acid sequence is MASLSESEIAQIAKLQRDAGVQTLSCHFSWPDSCDELQCLHQEFVYDVAMFAADCGFPWTNVIGAAQIAKDIFPQLHDHDVHKLFSLLRDIFCKFLPKLTPVHQREFSRYLIDTCTTRRRLFQAVVGGAANMSIAQLHLEIQLPPTPCPLAQGIDLHEWETQQHEARLISTLQQKEEELRCLREGSGICLGEVNVPEDGNLDQQGILELVQAEVKAKEGQVQERLNQEAALLSDILQLKLQLSAFATEGQQDTDPSNTGPTSPDPDTPQAERKD